DNA from Propionispora vibrioides:
AACGGCATATGAGCATTTTGGGTGCTCAGCTCCACATTCTTTATATGACGCGACATATAACGCGAAAAATCCCGCATCGTATCAAGATCAGGCAAATATACCAGGGTATGGGCCGGCCGGCCGTCAGCCTCCGCCGTTTCGATCTCAGCCCCCAGCAACAGCAGCGTCTCCTGTTCATACAGATAACCGCCGCCTCCCGCCTGTCGCAGCAGGCCTTGTTCCACCAGCCGCGTTACATCAGCCATTACCAGCGGCGACAGGGCATCGATAATGCCCACCATTTGGAGTCCTTTGCGTTTGGTAGCCTCTACCAGGATATTTTCCACCGTCAAATGGCGTGAGGAAGGAATCTTTATCCACTTGCCGCCAGCCGTCTGCCCGACATGAATATGTAAATCCGCAAAAAACTGCTTCATCGCAGCTATAGGTCGGCCAGCAACAGGCCAATAATGGTCTTGGCATCCTGAATCACGCCGGTGATAACCATCTCCTTCAATTGTTTCCTGCTGTAGGTTTCCACGTTGATAAATTCGTCCTCATCGGTATGCTGCTCGGTCATAACCAGGTTCGTGGCCAGATAAATGTGAATCACTTCATTGCTAAAGCCGGGCGTAGTGTAAATGGCTGTCAACTTCCGAATATGCCCCGATACATAGCCGGTTTCCTCCGCCAGCTCCCGTACCACACAAGTCTCCGGGGCTTCTCCCGGATCGAGTTTTCCAGCGGGAATCTCCAGCATGGTATCGCCAACCGGATACCGGTATTGCCGGACCATGACAATATCACCGTTATCCAGCACCGGAACCACCGCAACCGCCCCCGGATGCTTGACGATTTCCCGGAAAGACTCCTTGCCATTGGGCAGCAGCACTCTATCTGAATATACCTTTAACAAACGACCGTCATAGACAAACTTCGAGTCTAAAAACTTCTCATCCAATGTCCCCACGTATTTTCCTCCTAGACTAGGGCGTGTTTTCAACTAATGAAATGTTCCATGACGGGTGATTTTTGCGCCATACGAGGTAACCTTTTTGCAGGAAAGTGGCCCCTATTTCAAAAAATGTTAACGAAAGATGGACGAAAAGAACCGTCAGGGAATGTTTCGGATAGTTTGAAAACACGCCCTCTATACTTTACGGAATAAATTCCTTACCAAAAGCAAATATCCTGCCAAAAGCTAAAAAGACTTGGCTTGTGCCAAGTCCCACAAAAGATAAAGAGCAAACAATGCCACTTTATTTAGTATACCACCACTATTCCATTTTGATAATCTCCTTGCGCAATCGCTTAATAATGCGTTTTTCCAGTCTTGAAATATACGACTGGGAAATGCCTAACATATCAGCGACTTCCTTCTGGGTCAGTTCAATTCCGTCCTGATTAAGACCGAACCGCAGCTCCATGATTTTACGCTCCCGGCCAGACAGCGTGTTCATCGCATGGTACAACAGGTTTTTGTCCACTTCCTCCTCAATGGATTTA
Protein-coding regions in this window:
- a CDS encoding NUDIX domain-containing protein, yielding MGTLDEKFLDSKFVYDGRLLKVYSDRVLLPNGKESFREIVKHPGAVAVVPVLDNGDIVMVRQYRYPVGDTMLEIPAGKLDPGEAPETCVVRELAEETGYVSGHIRKLTAIYTTPGFSNEVIHIYLATNLVMTEQHTDEDEFINVETYSRKQLKEMVITGVIQDAKTIIGLLLADL